A DNA window from Aminipila luticellarii contains the following coding sequences:
- a CDS encoding EscU/YscU/HrcU family type III secretion system export apparatus switch protein translates to MSQYNGSKRAVALKYDEEKGAAPVIVASGLGYMAEKIVEMANQQDVPVYEDTSLATVLSQLELGAQIPEEVYRAVVEIYIYFLNFDAKK, encoded by the coding sequence ATGTCACAGTATAATGGTTCCAAAAGAGCAGTGGCTCTGAAATATGATGAAGAGAAAGGCGCCGCGCCGGTTATCGTGGCTTCCGGACTCGGATATATGGCAGAAAAGATCGTAGAGATGGCCAATCAGCAGGACGTACCGGTTTACGAGGATACTTCGCTGGCAACCGTTCTGTCTCAGCTGGAGCTGGGAGCACAAATCCCGGAGGAAGTGTATCGAGCCGTGGTAGAGATTTATATTTATTTCTTGAATTTTGATGCGAAGAAGTAA